In Paludibaculum fermentans, the genomic stretch GTTCAATCACAACCGGCCGAGAGTAACCCTCTACTCCGGCTTTACATCCGCCCGCAGCCGCACATCGGCAATCATCTTCTCCCAGTGCTCCTTCAGGAACGGCGGATTCGCCAGGCTGTCAAGCACATAGCCACGATCGGCCCGCGCCAGGTCCAGCACCGATGTGATCATCTCCTCCTGGTAATACCCCGCCTCGGCCAGCGGAATCCCGTTCGGTTCACGGATGAACGACATCCCACTCGACGTCTGCAGCCCATCCGGCGACTGCCCAATCGTATTCGCCACACAGTGGAAGATCTTCGAATTCGGACCCACCGGCTGCTGCGCCCGGCCCGACGTCCGCTTCCAGCACACCGCCTCGATCTCGTCTGAACTGCACGACGGGTGAAACAGGATCTGCGCCCCAGCCATCGCCGGGATCCGGTAGAGTTCCGGATGGCGCCCATCGCGGCAAATCACCAACGTACACGGCACGCCGTCGATCTCGAACAGCGCCAGCTTGTTGCCGCCCCGGCAGTACTGCATCTCATCGCGCCCGGCCATGTGTACCTTGGCGTACTCGTGCGTAATGGCTCCGTCCGGAGAAATCACATGCGCGAGATTGAGGAATCGGTCGTGTGTCTTCTGGATGGTGCCGGCGATCACCCAGACGCCAAACTCCAGCGCGGCCTTTTGCGTCTGGGCCAGCGCGTCCAGCACTGCTTTCTGGTCGAGGTTCACCAGATAGGGGAAGTAGTAGCTGGTGAGGTGGGCCTCCGGGAACAGCACCACCCGGCTGCCTGCCTCGGCGGCGGCCCGGATGTACTTCAATGTGGTACGCAGGTTCGCTTCCAACGGAGTCGCCCAGTGCATCTGGACGCAGGAAACCTGCAACGTGGCGGGAGCGGACATGGATCAGTTCCTCCTGGAGTTTCTGACAGCTTGCTCCTCCATTCTCCAATGTCCGCGGCCCGCCGCGCCGCCGCTCCTCAGGTGGTATAGGCTATGCGCACCCGCTTCGGGAAGACACGCGTCCCGGCCAGGGTTACGCCCGGTATACCATCCAGATGGACCTCCCGCAGGTTCGGCAGGCCGGCCAGGAACACCAGGCCCGCGTCGGTCACCTTCTGGCACTCATACAGCTCCACTTGCTCCAGCGATGGCATGCCGCCCAGGATCTGCAAGCTGCGGTCCGTAATCTGCGTCAGCCCCGCGTAGTAGTACCGTATCGGCAGCGCCACGATATGGCCCGTCGCGATGTCTGTAGTCTCGCGGCAGTACATGCACGTCAGCCTCTCCAGGTCGGCGCAGCGGCCTACATGGCGGAAGCCGTCATCCAGCAGTCCGATGGGTGTAAGTTCCCGCAGTGCCGGGAACTGCGGCAGGCTCGACAGCGCCTGCTCATCGACGTTGCCCAACCCGATGCCCAGGCTGCGCAACGCCGGCATGCGCGACAGCGCGAGAAAACCGCGGCTGCCGAAGTGCGGACACACCCGGCCCCACAGCCCTTCCAGCGTCCGCGATCGGCTCAGCGCCTCGAAACCCGCGTCGGTCGCAGTCGACTCCTGCGCGCGCAACCGCCGCAACCGGGGGATGGCTGCAATGTGGGGCATCGCCGCGTCGCAGCTAAGCTCTCCGTCGCAACCAAGTACGCTCAGGTTCGGCATCTGCGCGAGGTGCGCCATGCCGTCGGCCGTGATCCCGCTGACGTGCCAGAAGAGATCGAGCTCATAGACGCCCTCCAGGCCGGCCAGCCCCGCCAGGCCGGAGTCCGTGAACGGCCCGTCCACCAGCAACTTCACCCCCCGTTCCTGCGCGGTATTGTCTCCCGCTTCGAGCGCCGGACCGTGCCACCGCTTCAACATCGGGAGATTCTGCAGCAGCGGCAGACCCGCGTCCGTCACCATCCGGCCCGTGCTGAACCGCCGCAGCTTCGCTTTGCCCTGCAGCGCTTCAATCGCTCCATCACCAGTGGGTGAACCCATCAGGTTCACCTCCTCGATCTGCTCGCAATACCGCAGCTTCGAGACCCCCGCATCACTGATGCCCGCCTGCCACGTCATCTCGAAGCTCTTCAGGTTCGGCAGGTGGCGCAGCACCTCCAGCCCCCGGTCAGTCAGTTGGCCGCCGGTGAGGTTCAGGTGCTCCAGTTGCGGCATGCGCGCCAGTTGCAACAGGCCGTCATCGGTCAGTTCACGCGATCCGCCCAGGTTCAATCGGGTGACGTGGACCAGTTCCGCGATGCGCGCCAGCACCTCATCCGTCATCAGGCCGCCGGCGTCCACCGCAGGAATTCGCTGCTCCTTCATGACGCCGACAAAGCCATCCCACTCGCTCCGGTTCATCCGGCGCCGCGGTGCGATGCGATTCTCCTTCGCATCGACCTCGTATGCCTCCACTGCAGGAGGAGCCCCCGTCGCCACCGCCTCCAGCAGCGCAATCCAGCTTCCGAATCCCGCGTCCTGCGCCACCACCACCCGGGCCTCCTCCAGCGCCAGGTAGTTCTTCGGAACCTTCGATGAACGCTGCCGCAGCGCGTAGACCCGCCGCCATGCCTCCGCCCGCACATCGCCGTGGGCAAAGGTCCGCCCGTAATGCGCATTCAGGCGCTGCAGGGCGGCCTCGTCCCCTTCAAAAGCCTGGACGAAATCCTGGGCGGCCTGGGAATAGGCCTCCTGGCTCGCCAAAGACGCGGTCACCGGACCACGCGCCTCCAGTGCCAGTTTCAGCTCCTTCCAGCTTGTCTGGTCGTACTCACGCGCAAGCGCATGCTGCACATCGCGCAGCACCGGAGCCGCTGGGCCATTCGGGTAAGCCTGCTGGAACCGCTCAATTGCGTCCGCATCGTTTTCGCGCAGGGCTTTCAGCCAGCGCTTGGCAGCCCGCTTGAGATTCTCGAGCGAGGTGGTAGAGGTGAGCTTTCGCTGCATGGAAACCTTCCTTCCGTCTGTGCCCGGATTCCGCTTAATTCAGGGCCGGAATGAAAGGTCCGTGAATTGTACACACGTAACAGGGTGGGAGCAGGCTCCCTTGCCGCGGAAAGGAGGCGCCCCTTGGCGCACTGGCAGCAGATTCTCACAGGTTCGATTTTCCTGTCAACACCCGCGCGCCCGCTCCTCCCGGCAAGTATGCTGAAAGTCGCGCATGTCCCTCCGCTGGATCCCGGTCCTCTTCCTCCTGCCCTTGCAGGCTGCTCCCGGCTCTCGCCCGCTCACTCCAAAGGATGTCCTCCGCCTCGAGCAGTGGGGCGAAACAGCCGCCGCCCCTGACGGTCAACTCGTTGCCTTCGTTCGAATCCGCGCTCGCACCTCAGCCGCCAACTCCATGCGCGACTTCATGAACGGCAACGACCGCGCCGATATCTGGATCTCCTCCCTCAACGGGGCGCCGCGTCCCATCACCAATGGAGCCGCCGATGACTCGGGCTTCTTCCAGCCCGTCTGGTCGCCCGACGGCCGGCGGTTGGCCATGCTCTCCACGCGCGGAAACAAAGTCCGGCTATGGGTGTGGACCCGCGCCACCGGAGCCCTGCGCCTCGCCGCCGGCGAGACCGTGGAGATTGCGCGGCCCGTCTGGATCGGCCCCGCAAAACTGCTCTGCGCCACGCCGCCGCCCGGCCGCCAACCCGGAGTCTTCTCCCTCGAGACCCAGGCGCCCGAGGAAGCGATGCGCGCCTGGCCGCTCGCCTGGGCCGGTCGCACCAGCACGGCCAGTGTCCTCAATAGCGGAGAGCCCCTCGACATGGCTTCGCGCCCGCAGGGCCGCCTGCTCCAGTTCGATCTGACCACCGGAGCCGCCACACAACTCCAATCCGGAAACTTCACGAACCTCACGCCTTCACCAGACGGCCGTCATGTGGCCATGCTCGAACTCACTGGCATCCTCCAGC encodes the following:
- a CDS encoding carbon-nitrogen hydrolase family protein produces the protein MSAPATLQVSCVQMHWATPLEANLRTTLKYIRAAAEAGSRVVLFPEAHLTSYYFPYLVNLDQKAVLDALAQTQKAALEFGVWVIAGTIQKTHDRFLNLAHVISPDGAITHEYAKVHMAGRDEMQYCRGGNKLALFEIDGVPCTLVICRDGRHPELYRIPAMAGAQILFHPSCSSDEIEAVCWKRTSGRAQQPVGPNSKIFHCVANTIGQSPDGLQTSSGMSFIREPNGIPLAEAGYYQEEMITSVLDLARADRGYVLDSLANPPFLKEHWEKMIADVRLRADVKPE
- a CDS encoding leucine-rich repeat domain-containing protein, encoding MQRKLTSTTSLENLKRAAKRWLKALRENDADAIERFQQAYPNGPAAPVLRDVQHALAREYDQTSWKELKLALEARGPVTASLASQEAYSQAAQDFVQAFEGDEAALQRLNAHYGRTFAHGDVRAEAWRRVYALRQRSSKVPKNYLALEEARVVVAQDAGFGSWIALLEAVATGAPPAVEAYEVDAKENRIAPRRRMNRSEWDGFVGVMKEQRIPAVDAGGLMTDEVLARIAELVHVTRLNLGGSRELTDDGLLQLARMPQLEHLNLTGGQLTDRGLEVLRHLPNLKSFEMTWQAGISDAGVSKLRYCEQIEEVNLMGSPTGDGAIEALQGKAKLRRFSTGRMVTDAGLPLLQNLPMLKRWHGPALEAGDNTAQERGVKLLVDGPFTDSGLAGLAGLEGVYELDLFWHVSGITADGMAHLAQMPNLSVLGCDGELSCDAAMPHIAAIPRLRRLRAQESTATDAGFEALSRSRTLEGLWGRVCPHFGSRGFLALSRMPALRSLGIGLGNVDEQALSSLPQFPALRELTPIGLLDDGFRHVGRCADLERLTCMYCRETTDIATGHIVALPIRYYYAGLTQITDRSLQILGGMPSLEQVELYECQKVTDAGLVFLAGLPNLREVHLDGIPGVTLAGTRVFPKRVRIAYTT